Proteins encoded in a region of the Neodiprion virginianus isolate iyNeoVirg1 chromosome 2, iyNeoVirg1.1, whole genome shotgun sequence genome:
- the LOC124298213 gene encoding histone deacetylase 4 isoform X3 — protein sequence MQCEVDFRTNRMSSDHPPPPPPPPPLTLPPPPPTTTTTTTTMTIAVEDVGYRSVEISSAFAHIPQKDMARDTPGAPMSRPRDLASAGTTTTTVTSGAFHAAAPDSAALHGHALQQKILQLQQHHQLQQQILRQQYHAQERQLAQLHEQQMHQLRLWEQQKQLEEQREKREKERLEALRKKDKHDHSAIASTEVKQRLQSFIVNKKQREAAAAANGAVPGTPGYRSWLQPQSESSSTTNASHPYRMPQMLQEKFGDDFPLRKTASEPNLLKLRLKQRVMERNMAAPRNSPLTRRKDRLLSHLKRKSLLANSGSNPESGPNSPPTVNNSQASPTAGSNTPIQEEGENPAYGGPLTSSSQQGSLSDLSLFSSPSMPNISLGRPHVPSSSASATKLAPVSEAEVRAAFTARLGMPLTGQMLPGTLPFYPSLTVIEGEPTYIHKQIQNHEQNRQHQVYHGAPITDTQVAHARLHKAGHRPLGSRTQSAPLPLGHPMLQGGIIAPPNHYEEYLAEKQLHDQQQAHIFLKQQIRQTVLTRVGSRGQSNQLDEAPESEESEVIDLTGKKDLSEESEISKQQREREQFLQQQRDLMMRHTLQVNESPAYAGSRSSHSARPLSRALSSPLVHLGPQGAGGDVFARGSPHRPTTGLAYDPLMLKHACVCGETVRGHPEHGGRLQSVWARLSETALLQRCDRVRSRKATLEEIQTCHSEAHALLFGTNPLNRQKLDMSKLSQLPIKSFVRLPCGGVGVDSDTTWNEFHTAPAARMAVGCVVDLAFKTAMGDIKNGFAVVRPPGHHAETNQAMGFCFFNSVAIATRLLQQKLDTRKILILDWDVHHGNGTQQMFYDDPRVLYMSIHRHDEGNFFPGTGGPTECGVGEGLGCNVNIAWSGGLNPPMGDAEYLAAFRTVVMPIAKDFDPDIVIVSAGFDAAIGHAAPLGGYKVSPACFGRMTQELLTLADGKVVLALEGGYDLAAICDSAQECVRALLGDEPTPLREEELTRAPCQNAIDTLQKTIAIQMSHWPCVKLAAHTVGMSVIESSQKERDETDTVSAMASLSMQQPTNLTTTPEHSREVSEEPMEQDEAK from the exons ACATGGCCAGGGACACGCCGGGGGCCCCAATGTCGAGGCCTAGGGATCTAGCATCGGCCGGAACTACGACAACCACGGTTACTTCCGGGGCTTTCCACGCGGCTGCTCCTGACTCGGCGGCCCTTCACGGACACGCGCTTCAGCAGAAGATACTTCAG CTACAGCAGCATCATCAGCTCCAGCAGCAGATCCTACGGCAACAGTATCACGCTCAGGAACGTCAGCTGGCCCAACTCCACGAGCAGCAAATGCACCAACTTAGG CTTTGGGAGCAGCAAAAACAGCTCGAGGAGCAACGGGAGAAGAGGGAAAAGGAGAGGCTGGAAGCTCTGAGGAAAAAGGACAAGCATGACCATAGCGCCATAGCGTCGACTGAGGTCAAGCAGCGGCTGCAG AGTTTCATCGTGAACAAGAAACAAAGAGAAGCTGCAGCCGCTGCAAATGGCGCAGTTCCAGGCACACCCGGATACAGAAGCTG GTTGCAGCCCCAATCGGAATCGTCGAGCACTACAAACGCTTCGCATCCCTACAGAATGCCGCAAATGTTGCAAGAGAAATTTGGCGATGATTTCCCGTTACGGAAAACAG CCTCGGAGCCAAACCTGCTCAAGCTGCGACTTAAGCAACGTGTCATGGAAAGGAACATGGCTGCGCCAAGAAATTCACCGCTGACCCGGCGTAAGGATCGCCTCCTGTCCCATCTCAAGCGGAAATCCCTCTTAGCAA ATTCTGGTAGCAATCCTGAATCCGGGCCTAATTCACCACCGACAGTAAACAACTCGCAGGCAAGTCCTACCGCAGGCAGCAATACTCCAATACAAGAG GAGGGCGAAAACCCAGCTTACGGTGGTCCGTTGACAAGTAGTAGTCAACAGGGAAGTTTATCGGACCTTTCCTTATTCAGTTCACCGTCCATGCCTAACATATCATTGGGCAGACCTCATGTTCCATCCAGCTCAGCA AGTGCGACAAAATTGGCACCAGTCTCAGAAGCGGAAGTACGGGCAGCGTTCACTGCTCGTCTTGGTATGCCATTGACTGGACAGATGTTGCCTGGTACCTTGCCCTTCTATCCATCGTTGACCGTAATCGAAGGTGAACCCACGTATATTCACAAGCAGATACAAAATCATGAACAAAATCGTCAACATCAGGTTTATCACGGAGCACCTATAACAGATACTCAAGTAGCACACGCAAGACTGCATAAGGCTGGTCACCGGCCTTTAGGTA GTAGGACTCAATCGGCTCCCTTGCCACTTGGGCATCCGATGCTTCAAGGTGGAATAATAGCACCACCAAATCACTATGAAGAGTACCTTGCGGAGAAACAACTTCATGACCAACAACAAgctcatatttttttaaaacagcaGATTCGTCAAACCGTCCTAACCCGAGTTGGATCCAGAGGTCAATCGAACCAGCTTGACGAAGCACCGGAGAGTGAGGAATCCGAAGTTATAGATCTAACTGGCAAGAAAGATTTGTCAGAGGAAagtgaaatttcgaaacaGCAAAGGGAAAGAGAACAGTTTTTACAACAGCAACGAGACTTAATGATGCGCCATACTCTTCAAGTTAATGAATCTCCGGCTTATGCGGGAAGCCGATCCTCACACTCAGCGAGGCCCTTGTCAAGAGCGCTTTCTAGTCCGTTGGTGCATTTAG GGCCTCAGGGTGCTGGGGGAGATGTCTTTGCTCGGGGATCACCACATCGGCCGACTACAGGTCTTGCCTACGACCCGCTGATGCTGAAGCACGCTTGTGTTTGCGGCGAAACAGTCAGGGGTCATCCTGAGCACGGTGGACGATTGCAAAGTGTATGGGCTAGACTTTCAGAAACAGCATTGTTACAACGTTGCGATCGCGTTCGATCGCGCAAGGCCACCCTTGAGGAAATACAAACTTGCCACAGTGAAGCGCATGCGCTTTTATTTG GTACAAATCCGCTGAATAGGCAGAAACTCGATATGTCGAAGCTCTCTCAATTACCAATTAAGAGTTTTGTCCGACTTCCATGCGGCGGTGTAGGAGTTGATTCAGACACAACGTGGAATGAATTTCACACAGCTCCAGCGGCACGTATGGCTGTCGGATGTGTTGTGGACTTAGCATTTAAAACTGCAATGGGCGATATTAAGAATGGTTTCGCAGTTGTCAGACCACCTGGTCATCACGCTGAGACAAATCAGGCTATGGGATTCTGCTTCTTCAATTCCGTAGCCATCGCGACGAGATTACTACAACAAAAGCTTGACACGCGGAAAATATTGATCTTAGATTGG GATGTTCACCACGGAAACGGAACCCAGCAAATGTTCTACGATGACCCTCGTGTTTTGTACATGTCTATTCATAGACACGATGAGGGTAATTTCTTCCCAGGAACAGGAGGTCCCACAGAATGCGGTGTAGGTGAAGGACTTGGCTGCAATGTCAACATAGCCTGGTCTGGTGGCTTAAACCCACCGATGGGGGATGCCGAGTACTTGGCTGCGTTTCGTACTGTTGTAATGCCTATTGCCAAGGACTTTGATCCTGATATAGTCATTGTCTCGGCGGGTTTTGACGCAGCTATAGGTCATGCCGCACCCTTAGGAGGGTACAAAGTTAGCCCTGCGTGCTTTGGAAGAATGACGCAAGAACTGCTAACCTTAGCTGATGGAAAAGTTGTACTGGCTCTCGAGGGAGGCTATGATTTAGCTGCTATATGCGACTCTGCACAGGAATGCGTCAGAGCCCTACTTGGTGATGAACCGACGCCGCTTCGTGAAGAGGAATTGACACGAGCGCCGTGCCAAAACGCTATTGACACATTGCAAAAGACCATAGCAATTCAA ATGTCGCATTGGCCGTGTGTCAAATTGGCCGCACACACGGTGGGGATGAGTGTGATTGAGTCAAGTCAAAAAGAGCGTGACGAAACCGACACAGTTTCCGCAATGGCCTCTCTTTCTATGCAGCAGCCGACCAATCTCAC GACTACACCAGAACATTCCCGCGAGGTCTCCGAAGAACCAATGGAGCAGGATGAAGCTAAGTGA
- the LOC124298213 gene encoding histone deacetylase 4 isoform X4, whose product MQCEVDFRTNRMSSDHPPPPPPPPPLTLPPPPPTTTTTTTTMTIAVEEDVGYRSVEISSAFAHIPQKDMARDTPGAPMSRPRDLASAGTTTTTVTSGAFHAAAPDSAALHGHALQQKILQQHHQLQQQILRQQYHAQERQLAQLHEQQMHQLRLWEQQKQLEEQREKREKERLEALRKKDKHDHSAIASTEVKQRLQSFIVNKKQREAAAAANGAVPGTPGYRSWLQPQSESSSTTNASHPYRMPQMLQEKFGDDFPLRKTASEPNLLKLRLKQRVMERNMAAPRNSPLTRRKDRLLSHLKRKSLLANSGSNPESGPNSPPTVNNSQASPTAGSNTPIQEEGENPAYGGPLTSSSQQGSLSDLSLFSSPSMPNISLGRPHVPSSSASATKLAPVSEAEVRAAFTARLGMPLTGQMLPGTLPFYPSLTVIEGEPTYIHKQIQNHEQNRQHQVYHGAPITDTQVAHARLHKAGHRPLGSRTQSAPLPLGHPMLQGGIIAPPNHYEEYLAEKQLHDQQQAHIFLKQQIRQTVLTRVGSRGQSNQLDEAPESEESEVIDLTGKKDLSEESEISKQQREREQFLQQQRDLMMRHTLQVNESPAYAGSRSSHSARPLSRALSSPLVHLGPQGAGGDVFARGSPHRPTTGLAYDPLMLKHACVCGETVRGHPEHGGRLQSVWARLSETALLQRCDRVRSRKATLEEIQTCHSEAHALLFGTNPLNRQKLDMSKLSQLPIKSFVRLPCGGVGVDSDTTWNEFHTAPAARMAVGCVVDLAFKTAMGDIKNGFAVVRPPGHHAETNQAMGFCFFNSVAIATRLLQQKLDTRKILILDWDVHHGNGTQQMFYDDPRVLYMSIHRHDEGNFFPGTGGPTECGVGEGLGCNVNIAWSGGLNPPMGDAEYLAAFRTVVMPIAKDFDPDIVIVSAGFDAAIGHAAPLGGYKVSPACFGRMTQELLTLADGKVVLALEGGYDLAAICDSAQECVRALLGDEPTPLREEELTRAPCQNAIDTLQKTIAIQMSHWPCVKLAAHTVGMSVIESSQKERDETDTVSAMASLSMQQPTNLTTTPEHSREVSEEPMEQDEAK is encoded by the exons ACATGGCCAGGGACACGCCGGGGGCCCCAATGTCGAGGCCTAGGGATCTAGCATCGGCCGGAACTACGACAACCACGGTTACTTCCGGGGCTTTCCACGCGGCTGCTCCTGACTCGGCGGCCCTTCACGGACACGCGCTTCAGCAGAAGATACTTCAG CAGCATCATCAGCTCCAGCAGCAGATCCTACGGCAACAGTATCACGCTCAGGAACGTCAGCTGGCCCAACTCCACGAGCAGCAAATGCACCAACTTAGG CTTTGGGAGCAGCAAAAACAGCTCGAGGAGCAACGGGAGAAGAGGGAAAAGGAGAGGCTGGAAGCTCTGAGGAAAAAGGACAAGCATGACCATAGCGCCATAGCGTCGACTGAGGTCAAGCAGCGGCTGCAG AGTTTCATCGTGAACAAGAAACAAAGAGAAGCTGCAGCCGCTGCAAATGGCGCAGTTCCAGGCACACCCGGATACAGAAGCTG GTTGCAGCCCCAATCGGAATCGTCGAGCACTACAAACGCTTCGCATCCCTACAGAATGCCGCAAATGTTGCAAGAGAAATTTGGCGATGATTTCCCGTTACGGAAAACAG CCTCGGAGCCAAACCTGCTCAAGCTGCGACTTAAGCAACGTGTCATGGAAAGGAACATGGCTGCGCCAAGAAATTCACCGCTGACCCGGCGTAAGGATCGCCTCCTGTCCCATCTCAAGCGGAAATCCCTCTTAGCAA ATTCTGGTAGCAATCCTGAATCCGGGCCTAATTCACCACCGACAGTAAACAACTCGCAGGCAAGTCCTACCGCAGGCAGCAATACTCCAATACAAGAG GAGGGCGAAAACCCAGCTTACGGTGGTCCGTTGACAAGTAGTAGTCAACAGGGAAGTTTATCGGACCTTTCCTTATTCAGTTCACCGTCCATGCCTAACATATCATTGGGCAGACCTCATGTTCCATCCAGCTCAGCA AGTGCGACAAAATTGGCACCAGTCTCAGAAGCGGAAGTACGGGCAGCGTTCACTGCTCGTCTTGGTATGCCATTGACTGGACAGATGTTGCCTGGTACCTTGCCCTTCTATCCATCGTTGACCGTAATCGAAGGTGAACCCACGTATATTCACAAGCAGATACAAAATCATGAACAAAATCGTCAACATCAGGTTTATCACGGAGCACCTATAACAGATACTCAAGTAGCACACGCAAGACTGCATAAGGCTGGTCACCGGCCTTTAGGTA GTAGGACTCAATCGGCTCCCTTGCCACTTGGGCATCCGATGCTTCAAGGTGGAATAATAGCACCACCAAATCACTATGAAGAGTACCTTGCGGAGAAACAACTTCATGACCAACAACAAgctcatatttttttaaaacagcaGATTCGTCAAACCGTCCTAACCCGAGTTGGATCCAGAGGTCAATCGAACCAGCTTGACGAAGCACCGGAGAGTGAGGAATCCGAAGTTATAGATCTAACTGGCAAGAAAGATTTGTCAGAGGAAagtgaaatttcgaaacaGCAAAGGGAAAGAGAACAGTTTTTACAACAGCAACGAGACTTAATGATGCGCCATACTCTTCAAGTTAATGAATCTCCGGCTTATGCGGGAAGCCGATCCTCACACTCAGCGAGGCCCTTGTCAAGAGCGCTTTCTAGTCCGTTGGTGCATTTAG GGCCTCAGGGTGCTGGGGGAGATGTCTTTGCTCGGGGATCACCACATCGGCCGACTACAGGTCTTGCCTACGACCCGCTGATGCTGAAGCACGCTTGTGTTTGCGGCGAAACAGTCAGGGGTCATCCTGAGCACGGTGGACGATTGCAAAGTGTATGGGCTAGACTTTCAGAAACAGCATTGTTACAACGTTGCGATCGCGTTCGATCGCGCAAGGCCACCCTTGAGGAAATACAAACTTGCCACAGTGAAGCGCATGCGCTTTTATTTG GTACAAATCCGCTGAATAGGCAGAAACTCGATATGTCGAAGCTCTCTCAATTACCAATTAAGAGTTTTGTCCGACTTCCATGCGGCGGTGTAGGAGTTGATTCAGACACAACGTGGAATGAATTTCACACAGCTCCAGCGGCACGTATGGCTGTCGGATGTGTTGTGGACTTAGCATTTAAAACTGCAATGGGCGATATTAAGAATGGTTTCGCAGTTGTCAGACCACCTGGTCATCACGCTGAGACAAATCAGGCTATGGGATTCTGCTTCTTCAATTCCGTAGCCATCGCGACGAGATTACTACAACAAAAGCTTGACACGCGGAAAATATTGATCTTAGATTGG GATGTTCACCACGGAAACGGAACCCAGCAAATGTTCTACGATGACCCTCGTGTTTTGTACATGTCTATTCATAGACACGATGAGGGTAATTTCTTCCCAGGAACAGGAGGTCCCACAGAATGCGGTGTAGGTGAAGGACTTGGCTGCAATGTCAACATAGCCTGGTCTGGTGGCTTAAACCCACCGATGGGGGATGCCGAGTACTTGGCTGCGTTTCGTACTGTTGTAATGCCTATTGCCAAGGACTTTGATCCTGATATAGTCATTGTCTCGGCGGGTTTTGACGCAGCTATAGGTCATGCCGCACCCTTAGGAGGGTACAAAGTTAGCCCTGCGTGCTTTGGAAGAATGACGCAAGAACTGCTAACCTTAGCTGATGGAAAAGTTGTACTGGCTCTCGAGGGAGGCTATGATTTAGCTGCTATATGCGACTCTGCACAGGAATGCGTCAGAGCCCTACTTGGTGATGAACCGACGCCGCTTCGTGAAGAGGAATTGACACGAGCGCCGTGCCAAAACGCTATTGACACATTGCAAAAGACCATAGCAATTCAA ATGTCGCATTGGCCGTGTGTCAAATTGGCCGCACACACGGTGGGGATGAGTGTGATTGAGTCAAGTCAAAAAGAGCGTGACGAAACCGACACAGTTTCCGCAATGGCCTCTCTTTCTATGCAGCAGCCGACCAATCTCAC GACTACACCAGAACATTCCCGCGAGGTCTCCGAAGAACCAATGGAGCAGGATGAAGCTAAGTGA
- the LOC124298213 gene encoding histone deacetylase 4 isoform X6 yields the protein MYDVLFLPDSLRRVVRILLILIGRGCGILRNLFTLSRIIIKDVGYRSVEISSAFAHIPQKDMARDTPGAPMSRPRDLASAGTTTTTVTSGAFHAAAPDSAALHGHALQQKILQLQQHHQLQQQILRQQYHAQERQLAQLHEQQMHQLRLWEQQKQLEEQREKREKERLEALRKKDKHDHSAIASTEVKQRLQSFIVNKKQREAAAAANGAVPGTPGYRSWLQPQSESSSTTNASHPYRMPQMLQEKFGDDFPLRKTASEPNLLKLRLKQRVMERNMAAPRNSPLTRRKDRLLSHLKRKSLLANSGSNPESGPNSPPTVNNSQASPTAGSNTPIQEEGENPAYGGPLTSSSQQGSLSDLSLFSSPSMPNISLGRPHVPSSSASATKLAPVSEAEVRAAFTARLGMPLTGQMLPGTLPFYPSLTVIEGEPTYIHKQIQNHEQNRQHQVYHGAPITDTQVAHARLHKAGHRPLGSRTQSAPLPLGHPMLQGGIIAPPNHYEEYLAEKQLHDQQQAHIFLKQQIRQTVLTRVGSRGQSNQLDEAPESEESEVIDLTGKKDLSEESEISKQQREREQFLQQQRDLMMRHTLQVNESPAYAGSRSSHSARPLSRALSSPLVHLGPQGAGGDVFARGSPHRPTTGLAYDPLMLKHACVCGETVRGHPEHGGRLQSVWARLSETALLQRCDRVRSRKATLEEIQTCHSEAHALLFGTNPLNRQKLDMSKLSQLPIKSFVRLPCGGVGVDSDTTWNEFHTAPAARMAVGCVVDLAFKTAMGDIKNGFAVVRPPGHHAETNQAMGFCFFNSVAIATRLLQQKLDTRKILILDWDVHHGNGTQQMFYDDPRVLYMSIHRHDEGNFFPGTGGPTECGVGEGLGCNVNIAWSGGLNPPMGDAEYLAAFRTVVMPIAKDFDPDIVIVSAGFDAAIGHAAPLGGYKVSPACFGRMTQELLTLADGKVVLALEGGYDLAAICDSAQECVRALLGDEPTPLREEELTRAPCQNAIDTLQKTIAIQMSHWPCVKLAAHTVGMSVIESSQKERDETDTVSAMASLSMQQPTNLTTTPEHSREVSEEPMEQDEAK from the exons ACATGGCCAGGGACACGCCGGGGGCCCCAATGTCGAGGCCTAGGGATCTAGCATCGGCCGGAACTACGACAACCACGGTTACTTCCGGGGCTTTCCACGCGGCTGCTCCTGACTCGGCGGCCCTTCACGGACACGCGCTTCAGCAGAAGATACTTCAG CTACAGCAGCATCATCAGCTCCAGCAGCAGATCCTACGGCAACAGTATCACGCTCAGGAACGTCAGCTGGCCCAACTCCACGAGCAGCAAATGCACCAACTTAGG CTTTGGGAGCAGCAAAAACAGCTCGAGGAGCAACGGGAGAAGAGGGAAAAGGAGAGGCTGGAAGCTCTGAGGAAAAAGGACAAGCATGACCATAGCGCCATAGCGTCGACTGAGGTCAAGCAGCGGCTGCAG AGTTTCATCGTGAACAAGAAACAAAGAGAAGCTGCAGCCGCTGCAAATGGCGCAGTTCCAGGCACACCCGGATACAGAAGCTG GTTGCAGCCCCAATCGGAATCGTCGAGCACTACAAACGCTTCGCATCCCTACAGAATGCCGCAAATGTTGCAAGAGAAATTTGGCGATGATTTCCCGTTACGGAAAACAG CCTCGGAGCCAAACCTGCTCAAGCTGCGACTTAAGCAACGTGTCATGGAAAGGAACATGGCTGCGCCAAGAAATTCACCGCTGACCCGGCGTAAGGATCGCCTCCTGTCCCATCTCAAGCGGAAATCCCTCTTAGCAA ATTCTGGTAGCAATCCTGAATCCGGGCCTAATTCACCACCGACAGTAAACAACTCGCAGGCAAGTCCTACCGCAGGCAGCAATACTCCAATACAAGAG GAGGGCGAAAACCCAGCTTACGGTGGTCCGTTGACAAGTAGTAGTCAACAGGGAAGTTTATCGGACCTTTCCTTATTCAGTTCACCGTCCATGCCTAACATATCATTGGGCAGACCTCATGTTCCATCCAGCTCAGCA AGTGCGACAAAATTGGCACCAGTCTCAGAAGCGGAAGTACGGGCAGCGTTCACTGCTCGTCTTGGTATGCCATTGACTGGACAGATGTTGCCTGGTACCTTGCCCTTCTATCCATCGTTGACCGTAATCGAAGGTGAACCCACGTATATTCACAAGCAGATACAAAATCATGAACAAAATCGTCAACATCAGGTTTATCACGGAGCACCTATAACAGATACTCAAGTAGCACACGCAAGACTGCATAAGGCTGGTCACCGGCCTTTAGGTA GTAGGACTCAATCGGCTCCCTTGCCACTTGGGCATCCGATGCTTCAAGGTGGAATAATAGCACCACCAAATCACTATGAAGAGTACCTTGCGGAGAAACAACTTCATGACCAACAACAAgctcatatttttttaaaacagcaGATTCGTCAAACCGTCCTAACCCGAGTTGGATCCAGAGGTCAATCGAACCAGCTTGACGAAGCACCGGAGAGTGAGGAATCCGAAGTTATAGATCTAACTGGCAAGAAAGATTTGTCAGAGGAAagtgaaatttcgaaacaGCAAAGGGAAAGAGAACAGTTTTTACAACAGCAACGAGACTTAATGATGCGCCATACTCTTCAAGTTAATGAATCTCCGGCTTATGCGGGAAGCCGATCCTCACACTCAGCGAGGCCCTTGTCAAGAGCGCTTTCTAGTCCGTTGGTGCATTTAG GGCCTCAGGGTGCTGGGGGAGATGTCTTTGCTCGGGGATCACCACATCGGCCGACTACAGGTCTTGCCTACGACCCGCTGATGCTGAAGCACGCTTGTGTTTGCGGCGAAACAGTCAGGGGTCATCCTGAGCACGGTGGACGATTGCAAAGTGTATGGGCTAGACTTTCAGAAACAGCATTGTTACAACGTTGCGATCGCGTTCGATCGCGCAAGGCCACCCTTGAGGAAATACAAACTTGCCACAGTGAAGCGCATGCGCTTTTATTTG GTACAAATCCGCTGAATAGGCAGAAACTCGATATGTCGAAGCTCTCTCAATTACCAATTAAGAGTTTTGTCCGACTTCCATGCGGCGGTGTAGGAGTTGATTCAGACACAACGTGGAATGAATTTCACACAGCTCCAGCGGCACGTATGGCTGTCGGATGTGTTGTGGACTTAGCATTTAAAACTGCAATGGGCGATATTAAGAATGGTTTCGCAGTTGTCAGACCACCTGGTCATCACGCTGAGACAAATCAGGCTATGGGATTCTGCTTCTTCAATTCCGTAGCCATCGCGACGAGATTACTACAACAAAAGCTTGACACGCGGAAAATATTGATCTTAGATTGG GATGTTCACCACGGAAACGGAACCCAGCAAATGTTCTACGATGACCCTCGTGTTTTGTACATGTCTATTCATAGACACGATGAGGGTAATTTCTTCCCAGGAACAGGAGGTCCCACAGAATGCGGTGTAGGTGAAGGACTTGGCTGCAATGTCAACATAGCCTGGTCTGGTGGCTTAAACCCACCGATGGGGGATGCCGAGTACTTGGCTGCGTTTCGTACTGTTGTAATGCCTATTGCCAAGGACTTTGATCCTGATATAGTCATTGTCTCGGCGGGTTTTGACGCAGCTATAGGTCATGCCGCACCCTTAGGAGGGTACAAAGTTAGCCCTGCGTGCTTTGGAAGAATGACGCAAGAACTGCTAACCTTAGCTGATGGAAAAGTTGTACTGGCTCTCGAGGGAGGCTATGATTTAGCTGCTATATGCGACTCTGCACAGGAATGCGTCAGAGCCCTACTTGGTGATGAACCGACGCCGCTTCGTGAAGAGGAATTGACACGAGCGCCGTGCCAAAACGCTATTGACACATTGCAAAAGACCATAGCAATTCAA ATGTCGCATTGGCCGTGTGTCAAATTGGCCGCACACACGGTGGGGATGAGTGTGATTGAGTCAAGTCAAAAAGAGCGTGACGAAACCGACACAGTTTCCGCAATGGCCTCTCTTTCTATGCAGCAGCCGACCAATCTCAC GACTACACCAGAACATTCCCGCGAGGTCTCCGAAGAACCAATGGAGCAGGATGAAGCTAAGTGA